In Nymphaea colorata isolate Beijing-Zhang1983 chromosome 10, ASM883128v2, whole genome shotgun sequence, the genomic stretch AAAATGAGAAAGTTGATGGGCACTCACTTTTTGGTATTCACAAAAGGGCTGAAGCCTGAAAGTTCGAAGGCGAAAGCTCTGTGGTTCAGCATTAGTCACATCAGGGAACAGAATGTGGGGTTCATTAATATGGAGACGATGACAGTACTGGCCGTCGGTGGCGCAGCTGGTGTCCGATTTTGACGTACACAAGCGCAAGGTGCCAAGAATTCAAACCACAACACATAAAAAAAGTTTCTCTCCAGCGTGTGGCCTCCAGGTTGaatttttgactttttaatgCCTGCAGAGTGCCTAGGTTTCGAAGAGTTACCCCCACACGGCAAAAGGAAGGCACCAAGGAAAGAAGGCGTGGGAAAGGTTGGCAAGTCCGATATGTTGTTACGGGGCCTCGATGAATCTCgagcagaagaaagaaagggcGGATGTATAtcttccaaaataaaataattctACATGTTAACATTAGATCAGTTAACTTTGATTGAATGATTAAGGCTTATAAAAGAGGGTAACTGGAAATGTTTGGGGACTCCCCCCTATccgcaaaaaatgaaaaaatgatggCAGAGTAAACTTGCAGATTGTATGAGCTGTTCTTTACTGAAGCTCCATGACTTGGCTGAGTTCAAAGTTAGACCAATTTGTCCTTtcgaggaggaggagaaggtggtACGTCGCGTAGAGATGGTCTGGGTAGCCCAGGAGCGGGGAAGGGTTAAGATCGGGCCTGCCCACGAGCTACCCGCTTCTTCCCTTGTTCACAATAACGAACCAGTTTCCCGAATTCCTTAATGTGGGGAAACATGTAGCCTGGGCTGaattggtggaaaggtttgaCAAGAAGAGGAggtaagaagaaaaaaaaaagggggatctAATTTTACCCCGTTCCCCCATCCAACTCAATCACAATATCGCACCATGTTCGTACACTATCATTTGGACGTTGTTGAGGAGGCATCGAAAAGCGTGTGATTTTGCCTCTTCCTGAAAGTTTGGAAGGtcagggagaaaaaaaaaaaaggctgccCGGTGACTTGTACTCCAGGCTTTCTTCCGCACCTCCCGCCCCATATATTCAAAACGTCCGGGAAGGTAGCCGTCTGAAGCAATTTTATGCCTTTGCCACACAGACCACAGTGCAATGCGCTCCCCAAAACGTCGAAGACCGTCCCAACCTTAGTAAACTGGTTCGATTCTAACGTCCACAAGCAGGCAGCTACAGCACTGCGCTCCCTTCATTTAAATATGGTTTTCACCATCGTTTCATTAGGTCATCAAGTGCCCCATCTCCATTTCTCCATTATTCAGTTAGCAGAAGGGGACGTTGTGCGAAGCGAGGGGGAGCGACGTCCTTCCCAAGGGCGTTACAAAGGGAATATGAAAGCTTCGTCGTTTTCCAAAAGAGTGACTATGGGAGCTTGTGTACAATAACCATTCGTATGCAACCGTTCATCTTTAGATTGGAAACAACGTGTTACAGAGATGAGCATATTGTATATACAAGACCTAACTCTTACACAAAGACATGCAATACCAACTCTGTTACCAATGGACGAAGTACTAAAAGCAAGGGACGCAGAAAACATCCTGCATAACTTGGCCCACTCAGGTAGTCAGCAGATCTCATCTAGGCTGGCATCTAAACTCATATCAGCGTATCTTTGCTTCATTTCCTTTGCTTCTAAATGTCGACAGAGAGAAGAATGATCGTGATGCTGTAAGCACAGAGGAAAACACAGTCAGGTATGACATTCTAGAACTCGAACTCCCACGTAGTAAGTAAAGACTAGCAGAATAAGCATCACGTTTCTGCAGTTCTGGCATAATAACCTTTGCTAGAGGCTGCAGCTGCAGAAGAGACTTGGTCCTCTCTTAACTTTGGGGAGGAAGACTGGGTAAAatgttctgaaaaaaaaaaacgaaaccaTAAAAATCTACAGAAGTGGTCCCACCATGCAACACCAACACATTGAATGTACTTTTCTGCTAAACATCTATAAATGCTTTATCAATTCAGACCAATTGCAAGGCACAACAATGTCTAAAAGGAGAAACACAGAGAAAAACAAGATTGATGAGAAAGAAACAAGACTCCGCTGTAAAGCAGACTGTATTGAAAGGGTCAAACAAATAGGATCTTGTGCTAATCAAGCATATTTGCCATTGAAATAATTACCCCAAATATGTTGCCGAGCATCAGCGAGACTTGAAATTCAGGTTCAGACATTTTTGTGGTCAATAAAAATCATTAGGAGGCCCCAAAAGGAAATAGGTGTTGATTAGAAATTGAAAATCGAGTGAAAGGATATGGCAACTTTGGATAATCATCCATGCACCACCAAGGAGTTCAGTAAGACAAACATGCACACTTTGTTCATTACAACTCATCAATAATTATTAAATGGTAAGGACTTACTTGGTACGTATTCATGAAGGGCATTGTACTCCAAACTTCGTTTGCTTGAGTTCCCTCCATCATAGCTTCCTTGAATCACAGCCTTCTGGTGCCCAAAACCTTTAACATGTGGTGCAGATTTCCTCAGCAGAGCATCAATATTCCTTTTATTAAAACCTTTTGGCTCATCATTGTCATCCTCGCCTTCTGACAAAACTGGCGAGCTGCCCCATCCTGTTGTGATACTATCACCACCTCGATTCTTCCTAGCAAACTTTAAAAGTCTTTTAAATCCCTTAGGTGAATCTTTCTGGTAAACCAATGCTGGAGGATTCTCTGCATTGCCCCATTCATTTGCTATCCCAGCTTCACCACTATCTGCCTGAAGCATTTGTGATAAAGAGTGGCGGACCCGAGGGCTCCTCATAGACAATTCTGGAGTAACAACTGTTGGTTCTGACGGTGCACTTTCTTGAATGAGTTGTTTCTCTTGCTGATCCATCTGAGCCCATATCAAGTCCGTCACATCCTCTTGTGCATTCATTTGCTCAATACCTAAAGGAGCTTCTGCAGAAAATGTGGCTTCTGTTTCAAGAGGATCATCTGCTTTAGAATATAACTGTTCTGTGACATCATTCTTTTTGTTGTCAGGTTCAATAACATCTGCAAACTTGTTCAGGATGTTGTTGCAGTCTCCCGATTCAGCTACATCCATTTTCAACTGATCTTCATTGATTTCTGGCAACTGAGAAGCATCCACATTTACATCTGCTTGTGATTCCTGAGCTTGGGCAAGGTTTACATCAGCCTTAGATGAGTCTGCAAGTTGTGCCACTTTTGTTTTAACAATGACAGGCCCAACTCCAGGGCCAATTCCTGTTCCTTTACGCAAGAAAGGCTTTGATTCCAATGGTACTACACTGCTTTTCTTGGTTACCTTGTTGTAGAAGTTTGGCTTGGCTGAGTTCATTGTTGAGTCATCAGTGGCTGAAGGGACATGGGAGTTTACACCACAACTATTgctacttttttttatcaaattacgCTTCTTGTTGTCCTTGCTCTTGATGGTAGgtttttcttcactttgaaCTTTTCTGGTTGTATTTTTAGAATGTTGTACTTGTGATCTTTCCATTCTTGTGTTTGTTCTGGTTGGTGATGGAGCCGGTTGTTGTTTCTTGCGGATTGGTGCAGTGGAGGTGGACATAGGAGTGGGAGTGTTGGAAGTTTTACTTGGTGTGGTGGAGGTCCTAGGTGATGCCCCTGATGATGAAGAAGTACGCATTGCAGATACTGGTGATGATCTGATTGGGGCCTTTCTCGAGATGATTGGCTTCGAATTTTCACGTTTAGGATTGCCTAACAGAGAAGAATTTCTTAGAGTTCTTTGAGATTGCTCTAGCTGGTCCTGTTTGGCACTAGCATGACCAGACTTGTTAGATGTTTCTGCCTTCCTTCGATCAAGATCTTCTGTCATTGCCCTGAATTTCAACTCTTTTTCTGCCCTTTTTCCAGCATTCTCCCCTCGCAGCTTTGCATCCCTCTTTTCCTTATATTGTTCAGAGAACCCACCCTTCTGTGCACTTGATACATCTAGGATATTTTTGTTTGCACTATTTCCTGCCTGATTTTGGTTCCCAGAAGGCTTGTTTTCAATCATTTTGAGCACCACTTGGTTCAACTCCACGTTCTTCTGAAGATTCCATTCAGACGATGTCAGTTGAAGGTCACAATTTTCGTTCACTTCAGGTGCAAGTAATCCAATGGTACCATTTTTGGCAGGTTTACACTCATCTCCATCAGTAGCATTATCTGTCTCTACATTTCCAAGACTAATCTTTACTTCAGAACCACTGGGAGGATCCCCCTCTGTCTTTTCTTCCACTGAGCTTTTGAGCAGAGAATTTTCTGTAACTTTCTGAGAAAAATCACTCGAAGTATTGTCCTGAATGTTTGTAGAATTATCTTCCATACCTGCACTCCATCTCCTTAGAACAGATTTTTTTGTATTGATTAAAGAAGCCCCAATCTCGGCAGAAGCTCTTCTCTTCTGAAAGTCTAAGTTTAGATCCCTCTGTTTGCTTTCAAAGAGGGATATAGCATCCTGGACACTCATACTCCTAACAGAATTTTCAGGTTTTTTAGGCACCTCCTTTGGGTCTTCATCCTCACTACTGTTTTCAGTTTCTCTATTCATAGCCGCTATCCTTTCCCTTGCAGGATAGAATCCTAGACTCTTAATGGTTAACGCTGTTGATCTGCGAGACCCAGATCTGCCAATCTGGACTCTGCGCATTGGGGATGCTGACCTCCTTGGTGATGCAGACCTCATCATTGGCCGACTCCTTTCAGTAGGATTATAACTTTCACCACTTGAATCAGATGATTCATCACTGTCAGTTGGTGTCTGCCTCCCATCAAGGTGACCTGATACTGAGGGGGTTGCATGTAGAAGTTTCCTCATGTTGGTTCTATCTTCATTATCACACATTGTACCAGATGGGGAGTGGCAGTTATCTGAGACATCAACTGCTTGACCATGTTGGCTCATAGAGAAGTACTTCAAAATCAAACTCCTGGTATATAAAACATTAAGCAATTTTTTATGCATGAAAGGTAATACTATAAATCCTAATGCAGGcctttttgtaaatataattgAAAGACACTATCATCTACTGAAGGTGCCGTTTGTACACACACAAATGGCAAAAGTGCTCAAAAaacttttcttgaaaattgcaCATATGCATGGTCATAAGGAATTAATCACATGCACATAAGACCAGCCTGGTACTTCAAAAAGTCATCTGAACAAAGGACCTATAAGATGTGGTACTGTGTAAACAAGGAACATAATATCTAAAATGGACATGATCAGAAAATCAGATATTGAGAAACAGTGGCACATATAATTTTCTAAATGCATAAGAAAAGCAAATTCAGGAGTCTACAGATAGTTACTTTAGTTCCGTTGATCCAAATGATTGAGTGAATTCAAGTAAATCAGCAAGTTCCTGAAATGAGCAAGGTCCGCCTGCAGCTTGATCTAGTGTGCTGGTCAGCTCCTCCCTCAAAGTTTTTAACCGCACATCCATTGCATGCAACAGTTCGTTTCTGGATTATGGTTTCGTGTGTTAACAGAGGCACCGAAGCAAAGCATTTTAGGCATTCTGGCTAGAGCACTTACTTTGTAGCATCACCAGTGGTTGCCACACCATTGGCCTGTAAGTGAAACAACATGTATTAGACAATCACAGTTTGAGTTACAATGATGGGGAAAATAGCTTCAGTGAGCAAATGATGTACCTTGTCTTTTAATCCCAGTCCTTCCAAGTAGCTTGTATCTGTGAgctcaatgaaaagaaacaaaacttaAGCTGAAAATTTGTAAGAGCACACACTTGCAAGGTGGTAACAGGGCAGCTGAAACAGGGATCACTATTTTTCCCCTTTCAACCAATACTCAGATAAATGTGCTTATGGCATACAGAAGGACTCTTAAATCATCACAAGCTAGCCTTACAATGTTTAGGATATTTTCAGTTCAAGTTACAAAATGCAAATTCCACTTTTGATATTCAAATCCTCCCTCAAGAAATCTTGTCTGTGTCTTGTACCCCCAATAACATTTTATGCAATATAGACCAATATTTATGCTACTTAGGTCTAGATGGCCCTTTTTTCAGTGCAGCAACAGGAGGAAACAGCATTCAGTCACAAGACTTTCTCAACTGGCAGTGTGAACCCCAACCCCAGGCCTATGGTCACTTGAAGCAGGGCTATTActgttccttttttatttatgattCTAATATTGCGACTTTGGATCTTGTAATTGGATCTGCAATCCAAAACCATTATGTTAGTTTGCAGCGCCCCTCCCCACCACCAATTTAAAGGGcatgttttccctttttgagTCATAAGCTTATGTCTAAGAAACCTGATCTTGTTTAGTTGTTCTTTGCATTTTGTTATTGTTTGATGTGATTCCTGCAGGGACTAGAGCTAACCCTCTAATCGCTGCATCATCAATCAGATTGAGCTGGATTTCGGTCAAACAGGCATGGCCTGCTCCCATTGTGCTAACCCCCTCAAGTGCAGGATCTACATGTCCCTTGAAAATGTTAACAAGCAGATGATCAATGGGAATGAAACGTTGTAAAGGAaaatataaagaacaaaagagCAAGTGTTATCGCTGCAGCTATGGAGATCCAACCGTGTCTGTTAAGCAGGGCTCACAATAGCATCTCTTGCACAATTTCCAACCAGCTATTTTCAAGCACAAAAGCTTTTAACTTGGCCGGAGTAATGGAGACATATTTTCATCAACAGTGGGAGCATAATCACCAGTATCAGCATGGATCGTGCTGCAGGAACCAAGTTTGAACCTTTTTGTCATGATCTTTTCGCTTTTTACAAGTTATAATAGAGGCTGGTAATTTGAGAGGACGCAGTTTGCCTTCAAATGCATGAATTCCAGTATCATAAATTCGTAGTAAAATGAACTAATGATatacaaaatttacaaaaatctGTAACTAAGTAAAACTGCCAAAACATACATATCATATTATTGCTTCAAAGCTACCTATAAATAAAAATGGTAAACAACAATAATAGAAAAATGTTGGTTTGGTCTGAAGCCTGTCAAACTAAAGAATGGAAATTCTGCATGCTCCTACCCAGCATTTTCTGTAAGGAGAATCATGCATATTTTGATTGTTCTCTCtaacaaaatggaaaaacc encodes the following:
- the LOC116262217 gene encoding flocculation protein FLO11-like, with the translated sequence MEGRTSLDGPLDYVAFKYLSDNNSYQVYLCHQGKTELLALGSPEQIILHLPPAKVHFQQTNEIYTLQPAQEPKVASWFTKDTLDRFFHVVGASQLLRHACELQNEMSQLEEARRFHLVLYAEGDGKQSLSRAADTSYLEGLGLKDKANGVATTGDATKNELLHAMDVRLKTLREELTSTLDQAAGGPCSFQELADLLEFTQSFGSTELKSLILKYFSMSQHGQAVDVSDNCHSPSGTMCDNEDRTNMRKLLHATPSVSGHLDGRQTPTDSDESSDSSGESYNPTERSRPMMRSASPRRSASPMRRVQIGRSGSRRSTALTIKSLGFYPARERIAAMNRETENSSEDEDPKEVPKKPENSVRSMSVQDAISLFESKQRDLNLDFQKRRASAEIGASLINTKKSVLRRWSAGMEDNSTNIQDNTSSDFSQKVTENSLLKSSVEEKTEGDPPSGSEVKISLGNVETDNATDGDECKPAKNGTIGLLAPEVNENCDLQLTSSEWNLQKNVELNQVVLKMIENKPSGNQNQAGNSANKNILDVSSAQKGGFSEQYKEKRDAKLRGENAGKRAEKELKFRAMTEDLDRRKAETSNKSGHASAKQDQLEQSQRTLRNSSLLGNPKRENSKPIISRKAPIRSSPVSAMRTSSSSGASPRTSTTPSKTSNTPTPMSTSTAPIRKKQQPAPSPTRTNTRMERSQVQHSKNTTRKVQSEEKPTIKSKDNKKRNLIKKSSNSCGVNSHVPSATDDSTMNSAKPNFYNKVTKKSSVVPLESKPFLRKGTGIGPGVGPVIVKTKVAQLADSSKADVNLAQAQESQADVNVDASQLPEINEDQLKMDVAESGDCNNILNKFADVIEPDNKKNDVTEQLYSKADDPLETEATFSAEAPLGIEQMNAQEDVTDLIWAQMDQQEKQLIQESAPSEPTVVTPELSMRSPRVRHSLSQMLQADSGEAGIANEWGNAENPPALVYQKDSPKGFKRLLKFARKNRGGDSITTGWGSSPVLSEGEDDNDEPKGFNKRNIDALLRKSAPHVKGFGHQKAVIQGSYDGGNSSKRSLEYNALHEYVPKHFTQSSSPKLREDQVSSAAAASSKASRSFFSLSTFRSKGNEAKIR